The window ttaattttagaattgtgtcaatacaaaatagctttattacagtttaaggGTAAAAAGTATCCTTTTCCAGGCAATATTTGTACATTAAACACCATGACTATATTCTTTACATTGagataaatatttgtaaacttCTTTTAGACTGATGTGAGGCTTTTttccaaagaaattaattttagaagtgtgtcaatacaaaatagctttattaGACATTAAGGGTACAAACTACActtttacagtaaatattactatattaaacactataagtgtgttctttacattgagataaatattttgcaacttcttttagactgatatgatgcttttttccaaagatattaattttagaaagtgtgtcaatacaaaatagctttattacagtttaaggGTAAAAAGTATCCTTTTCCAGGCAATATTTGTACATTAAACACCATGACTATGTTCTTTACATTGagataaatatttgtaaacttCTTTTACACTGATATGAGGCTTTTttccaaagaaattaattttaaaagtgtcaatacaaaatagctttattaGACTTTAGGGGTACAAACTATACTTTTCCAGtcaatattactatattaaacactataagtgtgttctttacattgagataaatattttgcaacttcttttagactgatatgaggcttttttccaaagatattaattttagaAGTGTGTCAATACAAAATAGTTTAATTAGACTTTAAGGGTACAAACTATActtttacagtaaatattactatattaaacactataagtgtgttctttacattgagataaatattttgcaacttcttttagactgatatgaggcttttttccaaagatattaattttagaagtgtgtaaatacaaaatagctttattacagtttaagaGTAAAAAGTATCCTTTTCCAGGCAATATTTGTACATTAAACACTATGACTATATTCTTTACATTgagataaatattttgcaacttGCTTTTACACTGATATGATGCTTTTTTCAaaagatattaattttagaAGTGTGTCAATAAAAAATAGCTTTATTACACTTTAAGGGTACAAACTACTCTTTTACAGtcaatattactatattaaacaCTATGAGTATGTTTGAGTATGTTTGATTAACCAGTAATTTATGTTTTGTATCTGtgtattatttatgttttaaagtactaccataataatgataaatcaaTGACAACTGCATACATGACTATAaatgattatgattttttttataaaaacaaacaaaataatgttcaaaataataagaaagtaaaACACGAATATATAGTTGCCTTTGAAGAAGATTTTAtagtaaaattgataataatacagCATAATATAAGCATGTCTCACTCCACAAATATAATCATACATGAACAAAGAGCAGAAAGGGTGTGCGCTTGCTAGTAAAAAAGTATGCTGTATGAGAAAATTTAGGAATGTGTTTACATGTATGGAAATTTATATTTCAAGCTGAAGAATATGTGTCACAtggtaaatgttacatttctcAGAATATCTATAAAATGTATGGCGAAGGGCTTTTGCCTGTATATATAGTGAGACGATAGCAGAAATCAGGAGCGGTCTCCTGAAGAGGCTATCTCCTTGGTTGtacaataaagtaaaaatacttCTGTAATCAAAGATCTTTGACAAGTCATTTTTTTACATAGAGCATAAACCACAACACTTTCTTAAAGTAAAAGAGGTTGTTATTGAAAACCCTTACATTGTTCATATCACTTCACTTGCATcctaattatgaaaaaaaaaaagaaaaaaaaaaaacattttaggtgttttaaatgtttttgtagaTAATAAAAAGTCAACTACCCAATATCACAAATATTTCAACCTCCCAAATGCAAGTATTTCTTCCCCCAAAATTCATTCACATAAAAGACCAGCAGAGGACAACAAGCAACACAACAATATGAAGCCTATACCAAATACTAAAAAAGTGTAAAGCATTTACATAACATATCAAATaggcaaaacattttttcttacaATGTAAGAACACTTTCAGCATAAGCTCCTCTAACTGAATAGCTTACAGACACAAATCACAAGTCCATGGTTCTTCCTGTGCTGGCACTTTAATGTTGAGACGATACCACCTCAGACAAATTTCACATTGAACCTGGAAGGAAAATAGGAAATGTTGTTAGATTTATTTGCACAGTGttgtaattattaaatgtaGTTGTGAAAACACATGCTTTCACTTAAAACGAAAAGTCAACAGCCGGATAAACAATACCCAGTCGTAGAGCACATCTACTGGATCTCTTTGTCTGTATCCACAGTTTGAGCATTGATCATCTTTGTGACGTATTTCTTTGCGTTCACACTTAACGCATTGCTCCTCTTTTGGGGGTAATTCTTTTTGGGGGCAGTGTGTGATTATGGTAGTCTTACACAACATGAACTTTGCTTAGTttccattattactgttttggATCTACACATGCTAAATATCTTTTTTAAAACAGACTATCATACCCGAATTTTTGGCATgccttttcatttcatttcatttgtacCACTCAGAGAGTCAAGCATGAAAAGGGTGTCAGTCTGAGCATATACAAACTAAATTggataaaaagaaacaaataaattagcaaataaatgtcactgaaaGATCAAACATGTCTAAATGGGCATATGTAGTAGCTTATCATTGAAATTAGCACTCTTTTACTTACCACAAACCTCCAGTGATTTTTGGTGATATTGACAAAAGTGATGACCCCATCATATTGCTCTAAGTTGACCTGTTTATCAAAAATTTAAAAGATCATGTCTGTGCAGTGTACATGTGAAAATTAAATATCATAAGTAGTTGCACTCACTTTTCAAAATCCTTGCTGTTCCATCTGCTCTCTTGTGCCATTTAAAATGACACCTGTGGTGTCATGGCTTAGCTGGTAGAGATTTGCATCCTCCTTATTAAGTACAGTTCTGAAATAGCACTCAATAGTCTAAAATGATAAAGCATTTCAATTTGAATCACATTACTTGATTGACATACATTGAGGACAACATTTACTGTTACATACaaatataattgtaattatgcatttagATTTTTGTTCTGTAATGTGTACCTCTCCAAATAACCATTCATGTGGCCTCAGTGCATTGAATTCCTTGTGATGTAAAAGGAACTCGAGATCCTGGCTAGGAGACTGAACAATTACAACAACTAGCAGCTCTGTATGTTCCTTCTTCTTCAATAGTATCTGGATCTGTAATGATATGAAGTTCATAGAGTAAATAATAGCGTACCTTCATATATGCAATTAATAGTTTAACGTTTTGTTCTAATGACTTCATTACCTGTTCATCTACATGGAGTCCATCTGCAGGAGGCTGACATGCATCAGAACTTGAAGTTTCCACTTCCACATCCTTCTTGATCCTCTTTTTGGGGAGCAGGTATTTTATGTGGAACAGAAAAGAATTTGGATTCGGTGGATGGGAAACGGTCTTCCTTCTTCTTCCAAGTTTCTTGAGATTGATCAAGGTTCAAAGGTGCCTCAGGTTGCCGCAAAAGCTTTTGAGGAAGTTACATGCTTGATGATATGCTCTGTATACCTCGCTTGTAGAGACTTGTGCATTCTTTCTTATGAAGGTCCCTGGTTTtgacttttctttctttatgcATTATGGAATGTTTGACAATTCCAAACCACCTTTCAATGTGACAGTTGGCATCTCTTGTTTTTGGTTGTTTCTTTGTTGTCTCCATGTACTGTTCATGACATTCATCCATCAGGTCTCCCAACAGCAAGCCACTCCAAAGAGGAAAGATAGCAAGGTACATATCAAAGAGGACTCAAAGAGGACTGTGAGAATGCCTGGACAAAAGTATGGGTTGTCTTCTGTTGCCAACCCTGTGTCATCATCAACCATTTCTTCCTTCACCTCTTTCATAATCTGCTGAAAAAAGGCATAGAATGGTGATTTGCCACTGATGGTCGTTGCATGTGTTCTGTCTTCACTTTCACACATTTCCCAGTCTTCAGATTGGGGAGTTTCTTCCAGTGGCTCCTCTTTGGATCTTGAAATGACACTCTCCAAAATACGCAGACTTTCTTTGACGaggtctgtgttttgttgggtTGTGAGCAAGGCACATAATGCACGGAACACCTTTCTTTATTAAGTCATGTTGCTGGCATTTTGAAGTCTTGCGAAAGCATATGTGGCAAAGTATCTCAGTCCTTTGTCATCTGTTTGCCTACAGATTGCCTGTCTGACAGCTTTCAGGATGTGAGCAGAGCAAATGTGTAGTACAGTATATGACTTCATTTCATCCACTGATTTTTTGTTCATGCAGAAGTCATATGCTCTGTTGAGGTAAGTGCTGATGTGCTCTTTGTTGAAAGCGAGCATCACACTTTGTATTAAAGCCCAGCTATAATCAGTTTCGACCTGGTGAATTTTTATTTGGGTGTACTTTGATAAATGCAAAGTGAATTGCATGAGCCAAAATGTGATTGGTGGTACTGAGTGCTTCATTGGAGAGCGTTTCACAAATAGGCAGTGGTGGTGCATCTCGACCTGCATTTCCTGGAAGAGTGAGCGCATAGTACAACACCGGTTTTGGCTGTTCTGGAATGTTTGACACTACACCACCAGTGGCATCAAGATAGAGGGACACAGGAGACTTACTTCGCAAATGATGCACAAGAATGCTGATCCCCCAACTCAGAGTACAAATGAACAATGAACCGATTCACACTGAAATGCTGTATGTAGCCTggtattttgaagtatttttcGTCAATGTCCTTAAATATTGTCTGCCTTAAGGATATTTCCATCTTGATGTTAGAGTGTTTAATGAAGTCATATTAACTGAAAAGTTCAGTATCAAAGGTCTAAGGCTGTTTTGATGAACACACACAGTTCCAGTTCAatagcttttgaaaacacactcacagcctttcaaaagaagttgtaaaatatttatattaatgtaaagaacaaatgaaaagtgtttaatgaagtcATTTTATCTGAAAAAGTTCAGTATCAAAGGTCTAAGTCTGTTTTGACACACATAGTTCCAGTTCAatagcttttgaaaacacactcacaacctttcaaaagaagttgtaaaatatttatattaatgtaaagaacaaatgaaaagtgtttaatgaagtcATATTAACTGAAAAGGTTTAGTATCAAAGGCTTAAGGCTGTTTTGATGGACACACACAGTTCCAGTTCAatagcttttgaaaacacactcacaacctttcaaaagaagttgtaaaatatttatattaatgtaaagaacaaatgaaaagtgATTAATGAAGTCATTTTATCTGAAAAAGTTCAGTATCAAAGGTCTAAGGCTGTTTTGATGCACACAGACAGTTCCAGTTNNNNNNNNNNNNNNNNNNNNNNNNNNNNNNNNNNNNNNNNNNNNNNNNNNNNNNNNNNNNNNNNNNNNNNNNNNNNNNNNNNNNNNNNNNNNNNNNNNNNNNNNNNNNNNNNNNNNNNNNNNNNNNNNNNNNNNNNNNNNNNNNNNNNNNNNNNNNNNNNNNNNNNNNNNNNNNNNNNNNNNNNNNNNNNNNNNNNNNNNNNNNNNNNNNNNNNNNNNNNNNNNNNNNNNNNNNNNNNNNNNNNNNNNNNNNNNNNNNNNNNNNNNNNNNNNNNNNNNNNNNNNNNNNNNNNNNNNNNNNNNNNNNNNNNNNNNNNNNNNNNNNNNNNNNNNNNNNNNNNNNNNNNNNNNNNNNNNNNNNNNNNNNNNNNNNNNNNNNNNNNNNNNNNNNNNNNNNNNNNNNNNNNNNNNNNNNNNNNNNNNNNNNNNNNNNNNNNNNNNNNNNNNNNNNNNNNNNNNNNNNNNNNNNNNNNNNNNNNNNNNNNNNNNNNNNNNNNNNNNNNNNNNNNNNNNNNNNNNNNNNNNNNNNNNNNNNNNNNNNNNNNNNNNNNNNNNNNNNNNNNNNNNNNNNNNNNNNNNNNNNNNNNNNNNNNNNNNNNNNNNNNNNNNNNNNNNNNNNNNNNNNNNNNNNNNNNNNNNNNNNNNNNNNNNNNNNNNNNNNNNNNNNNNNNNNNNNNNNNNNNNNNNNNNNNNNNNNNNNNNNNNNNNNNNNNNNNNNNNNNNNNNNNNNNNNNNNNNNNNNNNNNNNNNNNNNNNNNNNNNNNNNNNNNNNNNNNNNNNNNNNNNNNNNNNNNNNNNNNNNNNNNNNNNNNNNNNNNNNNNNNNNNNNNNNNNNNNNNNNNNNNNNNNNNNNNNNNNNNNNNNNNNNNNNNNNNNNNNNNNNNNNNNNNNNNNNNNNNNNNNNNNNNNNNNNNNNNNNNNNNNNNNNNNNNNNNNNNNNNNNNNNNNNNNNNNNNNNNNNNNNNNNNNNNNNNNNNNNNNNNNNNNNNNNNNNNNNNNNNtatataatacatatatatgatGAATTTCTATGAAACGGAGATGTTCAGAATGTCTAGCACTTTTTGTATGTTCGTGTATGCGGGTAGACTACTGTTATTCAACTAAGACAAGGCAAAAACGTTTTTTTCATTCTCTGTCACCTTTCAACAGTACACAGTATgataaatgttacaaaacaaaacaaaggtaCACTCACTGGGGACTTATAGAAAGGCATTGTATAGAACCAGGAACATTTGGTGCCAGTCCACCAAGAATATTGTTATACAGATAGGAAAAGATTTCACACCACAACTGTGTGGGGCAGTTTTTTAGGGGGTCACAACAATCACATTTCAAAAAACTGATAGAAGAAATATTGTGATAGATCaagcaaaaaacacacacaaaaaaacacaaagaatAAAGACCTTCAGAAGACTCAAATGAATTTACTCAGTCCTCCTTGACTTGTCAATTTGAGGATTACACAAGACTTAATATCATTCTCATGAGTTCATACATCTACAGTAAAGTCACTGAAGTTCAAAATTACCTTTGCAATGACTGCAAAGGAACTGCATTTGTCCACATCAGCAGCCTGACACGGCATCTCTTTGGAAGTCTAAAATCAAGAGACGAACAGTCATCGAGAGTTTGTATCTAATGCACAAAACAAACGGACCTGCTAATGTCTGAACCTTACATGGTGAGGATTACACAGGACCGTGCGTCTCAATACTACTACTTAATATCATTCTCATGAGTTCATATCTAATGCACAAAACTAACAGACCTGCTAATGTCTGAACCTTACATGGTGAGGATTACACAGGACCTGTGAGTTTAGACACTTCAAGATATACCTCATATTAGCTTATATTGATAAATAAGGTCAACAGAAATCTGTTTACTTGTCAGTTTCTAACATTTTGAATAGGACTGAACAAGTTGAAATAGTCAAGTCTAAATAAGTCTCATCTTGTCAATTATCAATCGTGAGAGTGGCGTCCGATAAAGTGATGTCACTAGGTCGACTGGCTCAAATCTGACTGGaaaaaacataacattatatgacccctttaaccaCTCTATACTACTATTTCTACTTAAGATAACTTTATATAAACTTTATATAACTACCTTGCTTCTCCATGGCCAATCCGAATTACCATAGTTATAAGTGATTTCTTCCCCTGAACCAATATCTTTGAGTGCGAATAAACACAGATGGGGTCTTCCATCCACTCTTGTAACTTTAATTTTGCTGTTTGGGTTCACTTCGTCGTCATTTACCAGTCTCCCTAGTGATCCGTCCTCTCTGGCAGCATCCACACTAAAATATCAAGTATACAATAACAATGACACATTGTACTGTAAGGGAACGGATTGAGCATATTGAATGTTAGCATGTCGGAAGTACATCCCTCCaacaattcaaaatattcatcaaacaataaaaattaatactttttttttaactacttCAACTGATAATGAGGTAGCAGAGTTTGCATCTCtgtttaaatacacatttcggTTACATACCATAACTGTTGTCCATTGAACTGAAAATCAAACATAAAAACTTTGAGTGCGTTATGGTAAATTCTCTCTCGGTTTTCTTGTTCCTTTTTAGTAATGACTTCCCCTCTGTACTCAAAGAGGAAATCTCCTTTTTCAAAGGGCCGGCAGCTGAACACACCCCGACCTAAAGACACACATGATAACCAAATGAGAGTAATAAACTTTAAACAATGCAGAGCTGTCAAATAGTAGTAGAAATTGAAATAATTAACTGatcaaaaaaagttaataaatttaatttgatgttttttgtggttatttaaaaaaaaaagtcaattaagTGGTGGAACGGCTTCTTCACTACCAATTTATTTCTATGGATTAATCCATGAACATTTTCTATTATAATTaaagtagggctgggcaatTAAACGATAACGATAATTATCGTTATATAATTTCACGATAAATGCTCGATAATGTTTACGTGCCAAGAGCAGAAAACTCATTTGAACCACACGCGACACAGACCACTTATCCCCTCGATCAATGTCCAAATGGCAGCGCAAGCTCCCCGGGTGAAAAAGGCGtagtattaaatgtattaaaatatatacttgAAATACAAatagtatatttataatacaattgtattaccaacattcttatttgaagtgcattaaaaatattttgaatagcattttaatatatttctaaaaagTATACTAGAAGTACATTGATAATAAACATATGCTTAATTACACTTTAAGCTTTTAGTGCGTTTactgcaatatatttttaatatttatgtatttatcatttcaatattttagatttttttaatgaatgtatCAACGCATGTATTATAAACATTTGTCAACAATTATTTAGCATTGCAATAAGCATACTTAtaattaatgttgtttttttgttatactTGTAAAAGGCAACTTAAAAGGCCGTTGTCCATTACTTGTTTTTACTACTGAAATTCCCACGATTTCaacattatattttttgaaatacATCAGATTAATTTTCCAAAGAGTAAATTAAAGCACAAAATTAAACGTGCCGCTATTTTAAGCGGGTTAAAAAGGATAACTATAATGTATGGCGGAATtactagttttactatgcataacctcatctgcatatcatttccatgcacgttcccatccacgtgacactatggttaacaccgtcaaaggtacaagacattggaaaatattagatacggactataaatgccatttgtgcaATACACTACAGTGATAaaaatcatccaatatcctctttatgttttagaacaTATCTGTAACAAATGGAGACTCAGGCgggagatccaagtgcagcatttatttacaagtgagagtggtcgtacaggcagggtcaaaacaggaacaaacaggaacagtgaggaacaggcagagtcgtagtcaagggacaggcaaagatcaggacaggcagcaacgggtcaaaaacaagaaacacaCAGGAACGATAACaagcaggcagacaggatagaaacgctcagaaatgacacaatggtaatcaagacttcgcgattggatggtgtgagtgagagtccttttatagtccaggtaacaagctgcagctgggtgtggtgattagtgaggagtgtgtgcatggctgtatgtggcgacaggtgattggtgtggagtgaacatgtgactggcagggaggattgtgggaagtgtagtccgggaactgacaggagcaGACTGTGATCATGACAATAtcaaaatatagctgcaagcagcaattcggggccaagccccagaaggggcagtagcgcaatacggagcaggaagagcaaaaacagcagaaattgaatgtacatgcaaaacagctggttcagaaggacaggtggaaatgaaatgaaaatcaatagaagttcagagaatgaacagggaatgaactaaaaacacttgtatctcattcaagaggaataaagattagtacaatgcttatttggataaaaaaggtatcaaaatgactcattacacacaattgtataaaggaaccccacacgggattcgaacccacgacCTCCGAGTCCAGtgtccatttctcatctcattgcaccactgtgcaggtgaatgttggcacacctgccgaagttcattagttcatgtgaaaatgaactcaaaatgaagaatttttataaaactgcactgaatgttatatttaataactactttagatcattctgcagctcatcatgctgtagcgcaatacagagcaggaagaggaaaaacagcagaaaatgaacaaacatgaaacagctggttcagaattacgggcgaaaatgaactcagaatgtacataagcttagatgaaaatgaacacagcatgaaacaaaaagcatttatttctaatccaagaggcagtaaaggaatcaaaacacactatttcataaaaccgctccacctgggattcgaacccactatcttGGGGTGCAGAGCTCATCAGgtaactggctttacacattgagctacttgaggatgcacattcaacaatctgtggaagagaacttttagtgtaagaaagaatttacaaaaaagcattacttagcatgctaaccatattagcatgctaagc of the Megalobrama amblycephala isolate DHTTF-2021 linkage group LG24, ASM1881202v1, whole genome shotgun sequence genome contains:
- the LOC125259786 gene encoding N-lysine methyltransferase KMT5A-A-like — encoded protein: MRTNILETKGIGDTDGRGVFSCRPFEKGDFLFEYRGEVITKKEQENRERIYHNALKVFMFDFQFNGQQLCVDAAREDGSLGRLVNDDEVNPNSKIKVTRVDGRPHLCLFALKDIGSGEEITYNYGNSDWPWRSKTSKEMPCQAADVDKCSSFAVIAKVILNFSDFTVDV